One Coprobacter fastidiosus genomic window, CGCATCCTGTCTTTGCCAAGTCCCTCATACTATCGATAAATTCCGGTACATAAATCTCGAACTGTTCCAATGCAACTCCCGAAATCGAAAACGCGACTTTAAATTTCCCGTTCGAGTTCTTGATCATCTCCAGTAAAGTATAGTTTGCAGGAATATAAGAACGGTGAGCTATACGGCTCATTATTTCTTCATTATTAAAATCGTCATAGTAATAATGATCGTTGCCTATATCAAAGAAACGATAACGTTTCAGACGGAACGGCTGATGAATTTGAAAATAAAAACAGATGGTTTTCATATCATGTTATTTTTTATTTCTGATTAATTAAAACATAAGGCCGATCTATCGGTAAATTACTTTATTATAAATGTCAATTACTTTTTGACCGGCATACACCCATTTGATCTCATCGACCTCTTTTTTCCCTTCAATCTTTAATTGCTGGTACATTGCAGGATAGGTAATTATCGAGTAAATAGCATCTGCCATCGCATCAACATCCCAATAATCGGTCTTTATTGCATTCGTCAAAATTTCCGCACATCCCGATTGTTTCGAGATAATAGAGGGAACTCCCACCTGCATGGCTTCAAGAGGAGATATCCCGAACGGTTCAGAGACAGAAGGCATTACATAAACATCGCTCGCTTTCAACATTTCATAAACCTGCTTTCCTTTAAGGAAACCTGTAAAATGAAAATGATCCGAAATATTGCGTTGAGCGGCGAGGCGTATCATCTTATTCATCATATCCCCGCTTCCCGCCATAACGAAACGTACATTATTATTTTTCCGCAATACCTGAGCCGCAGCCTCTACAAAATATTCAGGACCTTTCTGCATCGTAATGCGCCCTAAGAACGTTACGACTTTTTCTTTTGTATTGCGAGGTATATTAATAGCCTTGATTTCCTCACTCAACGGCTCGACGGCATTATGAACGGTTGTTACCTTGGCCGGATCGATATTATATTTTTCAATAACCGTCTTACGTGTCAAATTACTTACGGTGATAATATGATCTGCCTGATTCATACCATCCTTTTCTATGGCATAGACCGTAGGATTTACATTTCCCCGACTCCGATCGAAATCTGTCGCATGTACATGTATTACCAATGGCTTTCCGGTCACTTGTTTGGCATGAATCCCTGCCGGATAAGTAAGCCAGTCATGAGAATGAATCACATCGCAAGGATAGGTTCTGGCAATCACTCCGGCAACAATAGAATAATTATTGATTTCTTCCAACAGGTTATCAGGATATCGACCCGAAAATTCTATACATCCCAAATCATTAAGATGCATATAATTGAAATCTGCATAAATATGATCTCTCAGATTAAAATATTCTTGAGGATCCATATATCGTCCTAACCGATCTCGTATTTGTTCCCAAGAAACATCACGCCAAGCAATCGGTGTATTACATGCTCCTACAATATGGGCAAAACTTTTATCTTCATCTCCCCACGGCTTGGGTATAACAAACGTAATATCCATATTTCCGCATTCAGACATACCTTTGGTAAGTCCATAGCTGGCAGTTCCCAAGCCTCCGAGAATATGCGGTGGAAATTCCCACCCGAACATGAGTGCTTTCATACAACTTCGGTTTTAAAAATGGTTGTATTTTTTTAATAAACTCAATACTCTCAATATCTCTCCTACATTCACCGCAAAACTGATAGCTCCACGTCCCATGTAAGGAGGATTTCCGTCAAATAACTCGGAAATTGTTCCGATACAATTATTAGACATCTCCTCTTCATAGCCGATCAACATCCGTTCCAAAAATGAAACTCCGCTCAACCCGAATATCTTGAGATACGCCTCTGCATAAGCTCCCATCAACCATGGTCGGGCCGGACCTTGATAATAAGCATTCTCCCGTTCTGCTTCATTCCCCAAATAAGTAGGAGAATATCCATGACTTTTAGGGCTTAATGTACGGATACCTTTCGGAGTCAACAGTTCTCGGGTAACTACATCCAACGCTTTTTTCCGTTCTTTTTTATCTAATGGAGAGTAATCGAGCGAAAGAGCGAACAGCATGTTGGGACGAACACTCCAATCTGCAAAATTTCCATCGACATAATCGAACAAATACCCATAATCATTTAAAAACATATCTTTAAATGACAAAGCAAGTTTATCACCCAAAGCATTCAACCGATCCACAATAACCCTCTGTTCCGGCTTATCCGCAATCAATGAGGCTGAAAAACGTAGTATATTATACCACAATGCATTAAATTCAACTAAATAACCACTACGCGGTATAATAGGTTTTCCATAGGCTACCGCATCCATCCATGAAATAGGAACGTCATGTCCATTACTGTATAATAATCCGTTTTCATGCAAAAAAAGATTCGGATGCTTGTTTTTGATTATATAATCGACAATTTCGGTAATTAAAGTTCCGTATTTTGCCGTACAATGTTCAAGAGATGTTTCCTTGGCATATTGTTGCAATGACCATACTGCCCATAAAAGAATATCGGGATAGTCTATTCCTTGAATTACTTCACTCCGAACACCTTTCTCCATAAAGGCTTTTAACGCCCGCATCGCAGTATGCATGATAGAGTCGAATGTTTCTACATCCCCTACAGCCAATGTACATCCGGGAAGAGCGATAAACAGATCTCTAGCCCGAACACCAAACCAAGGATAACCCGCCAACAGATAATTATCTTTTTGTTTTTTCAGATAAAATTGTTGTGCAGAATTTTTCAGGCAATTAAAGAAACTGTTACGATAAGTCCGTAACTTCATTTCCCTATTATACATCATGCTCAAAGATCGAGGTTTTATCTCTCCTACTCCGGCGGAAAATATAATACTTTCGCCTTTCTTTATAGGTAATTCGAAATATCCGGGAACATACAGATCTTCTTTATAGTCATATCCTCGTTCCTGATCTTTAACATATTCAATGCCCTTATTCCAATATGGATCACTGACGAAACTAACCTCTTTATTGAACTGTAAATACAATGCTGGATACCCTTCATAAAGACAAAAGCTAACACCATTCAAAGCCTGTTCATAATGACGGTTGATCCTGTCATTCTCAATACAAAGAGCATTCGCATTTCTAAAAGCAAGAAAAGGACGGAACTGTAACGTCGTTTCAGAATGGGCATCTAACAATGTGTATTTAATCAAAATCCGGTTTTCATGCGAAATAAAAACTTTTTCCTTACTTAAAATTACACCCCCCACCCGATATACAGTTTTGGGAACTGATTCACAATCGAACTCACGGATATATTTATGTCCGTTAGGGCTGAAACAATCTCCCTGATATTTATGTAAACCTAAATTAAAAGGAGCACCGTGTTGTATCACGGTTTCATCGAATGATGATAAAAGAACATGAGAGTCATTATCCATCTCCGGAATAGGAATTACCAATAATCCGTGTTGTTTTCGAGTGTTACAATCAACAATCGTCGTACAATGATAAGCTCCCGATTTGTTTGTACGTAACATCTCTTTAGGAAGAGACTGTTCCAAGTTAATCATCAAACTTTTGTCAAACTTCAGATAACTCATATTTATTGTTAATTAAAAAAATCGGTTAACGGTCAAATCTTGTGCTTTAATACTTGATATTAGTTTTCACGAATATAAAAATTGTTATCAGAAAAGCCAAACATTTAATCGATTTATTTAGTAAAAAGACGTCTTTCTCAATAAAAATTTTCAACTTAAAAAAGAAAAAGAAATTTTCGTTGTCATTTTCTTTTTTTATTTTTATCTTTAAACAAATTTGTATTTTAAATGTGATCTATACCCGGGCTATAGCTAAAAAGCAAGATTGCAAAGTAATCACTATCATCAGCCATATTCTTTGAGAATGATCTGCATTCATATTCAGAAAAGCATACTGTAAAGCTCCATGATTGCACGCAGAAATACAATCTCCACAGTAAGAACAATTTATTCCCGGTTTGCCGGTTTTTATTTGCGCTTTCGATAATGCCCCATAACGACATCTACAGATACAAGCCCCACACAAAGTGCAAGCTTCTTTATTTATCTTGAAACGAAAAGGAGAAATATATTTTCCTAAAGATACCAAAGCAGCGACCGGACAATAGCCAGAACAGTGCACCATCATATGTCTTTTATAGGAGAGGATCATAACAAAAAAACCTGTAATACCGAATAAAACAACTATTCCGGATATCGCCACATACGATAATCCGCTCCATTTGGCAACCAAAGCCACAATAACAGTCAATACCAATATAGTATATCGTGCCGGCAGAAAAAATTTATAAGGTTTTGGGGGTAATGATAAATGTCCTGCAACCATATTATCTAATGCACCGAAATAACAAAGATGACTGCACCATGCCGGTCCTGACAACAAGATAGTAAGAATAAGTAAAAGAGGCATAAACCCAAATTCCCAACGATAAACAGCCCCTCCGATTATCATCATCGGGATAGGAAAATGCAACTCTCCGGACAAAAGAAATATAGAGTCGCACATAATCCCCAACAAAAGTTGCCCGAAAAAGGAAAAAGAGAATATCAGCCAACTATATCTTCTCCAACGAGCTCTCAAACGAATATCCTGCATTTTCCAGCATAACAAAAAAGCATAAGCCGCAGCCAATACTACTTGTAGCCAACATCCGCCCCTAAAAAACCTTTCACCTAAAAATAGACCTGGAACTTTTACTGCGACAACCGATAACAAGAATAAAGTCGATAACGCAGGAACAAATGCCGTAAATAACCGTATATGGGAAAAAGATACGGTCATGAGTTATAAAAGAGTGGATAATAGTTTGGTGAGATTGTCGATAAACATTCTTACAGAAATAGCCAATAGAATAATCCCAAAGAATTTTCGAAGTACATAAACACCTCCCTTACCCAACAACTTCTCGATAATATTGACTCGCTTTATTACAATATAAATTATTAAAATATTAAGGACCAATGCTATTATTATATCAAGCAAGCTATACAACGCCCGCAAAGAAAGCAATGTCGTAAAAGAACCTGCCCCGGCAATCAACGGAAAAACAATCGGAACTATTGTCGCAGAACCAGCAGGCCCGTCCATCTTAAAAATCTCCACGCCAAAAATCATCTCTATAGCCATTACGAAAATCACTAACGAACCGGCAATGGCAAAGGAAGATATATCTACATGAAAAAGTTGTAACATCATGTTTCCCATAAAAAGAAAAACAATAAAAGAAAATAAAGAATAAAATGCAGCCTTGCCTGCATTAATTTCATTCCCTTTTTCTTTTAAATCGATAATAATAGGAACCAGCCCCGTTATATCAATCACAGCAAATAAAACGACAAAGGCACTGATTACCTCCTGAATGTCAAAATGCAATAGATTATCCATAGGTTTAAGTTTTTACAGGAGCAAAGTTAACAAAAAAAAAATAAATCAATAGTTTCTAAACAATTGTATCGATTTTATGTTTACAAATTGAAGGTTAGATTTTTATTTATACTTTTGAATAAACAAAATATGGATTCGATGGACAGCATGTATGACGTTTTGCTGCAACTTCCGTTATTTCAGGGAGTCAGCAGAGCAAAAATTTCAGAGCTTATCGAGAAAACAAAATTTCATTTTCTCAAATATAAATCGGGAGAACAAATCGTATCAAAGGGAGAAGAGTGTACACACTTGAAATTCCTGATATCCGGATGCGTACGTTCAGAAATGGTCAACAAAAGCGGAAAGATTCGTGTTTCGGAAGTCCTTTGCGCTCCGAACGTATTGTCGCCCAATCACCTATTCGGCAGGAATACAAATTATCCATCCGATCTCTATGCTGTAGAAGAGACAGGAATCATGCAAATCGATAAGCAAACATTTATCCGCATCATGCAGGATGAATCGATTATCCTTATAAACCTGTTGAACATCATATCGAGGCGTTCCCAGAAAAGTGTCGAAACATTTCTCGCACTTTCTTCCGGAAATGTAAAAGAACGCTTGGCATTTTGGGTACTCTGCTTTACACAGCGCAAGTCGATAGACGTAAGGGTAATATGCAAACAAAAAGATTTGTACACATTTTTCGGAGTACAACGTTCTGTTTTTATGAATGCACTAAACGAATTGAAAGAAGACGGCATCATCGATTACTCGACTCGTGAGATTACTATCCTCGACCGGGAAAAACTTAAAGCCATTCTTACCACAGATGATGACGATTAAATAAAAAACTTACAAAACATAAAGAAGCCGGAATTAGTTCTTTCTACTCCGGCTTCTTTATGTTTATTTACTGTCTAAAAAATAAAAAAGGTATTGCCCGTTCTTCAAGAAGCAATACCTTTTATCTATTCAAAGAAAATATATAAAAAGCTAAAGTCAGTCGTCACTTCGTGATCCTAAAAACAAAAGAATATAATATACCAATGTAGCCAATGAACTAAGAGCCGCCACTACATATGTATATGCTGCCCATTTAAGAGCATCTTTGGCTTTATCATGTGTACTTACATTTGTTATCCCTGCTCTGTCAAGCCAAGCTAAAGCTCTTGCACTCGCATTTATTTCTACCGGAAGCGTCACAAAACTGAACAATGTAGTCAATGCGAACAAGATAATCCCGAAAAGCATAAGCTGCGGAAAACTCTGCAACAATATAATACCCGCCAACAGCACCCATTGTACCCAATGCGACGCAAAACTCACAATAGGAACTAATTTGGATCTCATATTCAAAAACGCATAAGCAGTAGCATGTTGCACGGCATGTCCGCACTCATGAGCCGCTACTGCAGCAGCAGCAACACTATTACCATGATAAACCTCATGGCTTAAATTTACCGTATGATTCTCCGGATTATAGTGATCTGTCAATTTCCCGTCAACAGAAGTAACGGTAACATTATAAATACCGTTATCATGCAACATCTTTTCGGCTATATCTTTTCCTGTCAGACCATTTGGAATAGGTACTTTAGAATAGTTTTCGAATTTGTTTTGCAATGTCTTTTGCACTCCGAAACTAATCAAAGCAAAGACAATGAAAATAACATAAATCATAAATTTCTCTTTTATTGTTTGAGACAAATATACTACAAAAAGAGGATTTCAAATGTTAAACAAAACGGGAGGTATAAATAAATAGAGTTAAAACGATTTATACTCGAACAACAAGATATCTTTTATCTTTTTCAAAAACAAACAGCAATAGATATTTTCCCACGAATAAGAATAAAGATTTATATATTTGTAAATAAATAAGATTATAAACAGATAATCATGAAAGAACGCATCAAATCATTTTCCCGACAAATATCCGGCACTATAAAAAACAATACGGCAGAGATAACAATCTCGATTCTCTGTTTTGTATCTGCATCTCTCATTCGGGAAAATGTAATTACGACAAACAAATTGTATCCTTTTGTTTTTCCTCTGTTCTTTGTCCTTTCTTATCTTTTAAATAAATGGTTTTCACAAGGGACATGGAGAATCTTATATTATATCTCGCCATTATTGGTATTTCCTTTTTTCTGTATAGATGTTTCTGATTGGGTTTTCTCCATAGAATATTCCGTTGCACTTACCATCGCAGCTCTTATGCTCCTCATCCGAAACTGGATTTCCGACAATAAATCTTTTACGTTCCAGGCAACTTGCTATTTTACCCATCTGCTTCAAGCGGCTCTCCTAAGCGGATGCGCATACTTCTTATTAATCGGCATTTATTACTCCGTCACTTACATCTTCAATATATTTCCCCAAAGCGAGTATAACGTTTCTTCCTATTTATCTATGATATGTTTCATTATAGGAATGCCCTGCCTATTTTTAACATTCAATAACCGACAAGAAACCTTATCGACTCAAGAAAAAAAATCTGCTCTGGAAATACTTACAAATTATATACTATCTCCTGCGATACTCATATACACGATCATACTATACATATATTTTACGACTATTTTCTTTTCGTGGAGCTTACCTAAAGGCGGAATTGCATATATAGTATTCGCTTTTACGCTAATTACGGTATTGGCAAAGGCCTTGCAACCATTTTTACACAAACAAATATACAACTGGTATTACAGACATTACAGTCTGATCTCTATCCCAGCCCAGCTCATGTTTTGGATAGGAGTACTATATCGGGTTCAACAATACGGATTTACGACAGCACGAGTTTATCTGGTTATCTGTGGATCTATTATGTCGATAACACTACTTTTATTCTTATCAAGCAAAACCAGCCGGTACTTATACGTTACAGCTCTGTCTATCATACTACTCGCAAGTTTCACTTATATTCCGGGAATAACAGCTAAAAACATCGGTATAGAATCCCAACAGAAGAGAGTAAGTGTTTTATCTCGGAACTTAGACCTTTTAGGAGAAAATGGAAAATTAAAAAATATATCGGAAACAAATAGCGACAGTCTGCTGTACGACCCGCAATACACACAACTATACGAAGCTTTTTTATACGTACAACACGAAAAAGGAAAAGATTTCGTACAGAAAAAATACGGTACGAATTTACTTCCTGAACCACAAGAAAGATATAAGGACTCTGCCTATGATTTCGTTTCATTGCCTCTACTCGATGGAAAAACAAAAAAAATAGATATCAGTATGTATCGATCTCTGTACCCGATAAATCTAAGTGACAGTTGCGAAGATATCAGCGTCGATACTTCCGGGAAAAAATTACTGATCAAAGACAAAAATGACGTTTTACTAAATATCAGTTTCGAGGAATTGCAAACATCGTTACTTCAAAAATCAGGACTTACAAAAAATTCCACAAAAAAGAGATTCTTACAGCAAGAAAATATACTCACAAATTACGAAACTGATTCTTTATACATATCTTTCGGACGAATAATATTCGATATGAAAACTGATCTGACAATAAGCGACCTGCAAATAGATTATATTCTCCGAAAATAGAATATAACCACTCTTAAAGCCTGTCTAAACTTTTTTCGGATAACATTTGAGAGAAATCCACATGAATAGTAAGTTTCCCTCTTAAAAGGAAACTGTACCAATAACCGACAACATCGTTACAAAGTGGAAGAAATTCCTCAAAAAATTTATTGCTCGAAAACAAAATAATTACAATATTCTCTCCAAAACCCATTCATTTATCAAAAACGAACATAAAACATTCATTTAAATATCAATTTGTCATAATAATATTTATCAATAAAACAATATGAGTATATTATTGGCATATCATTATACATCTTATTATTTTTGAAGTGTTCTATGGTTAATACAGGAAGCGTCATCCGGGAATATCAAATACAATGTAAAAGATATAACATACATCCCCCATATATCTTTCACTTGTCAAGATACCGGATCTCGCTTATTTTCCCTACAAAAGGCCATATAATTAACATTATAGGAGGCCAATGATAACCTCCGCATAGAGGCGTCTATGCCTCAAAATCCTTTCTGCATAAAAAACGCTTCCGATAAGAGATTACCGGAAGCGTTTATTTTATAAAGTATTATTTTCAGTATCAAAAGCCGAATAGCCCATGGCTATACTCAAATATTTGATCATATATTCCGCTGATCAAACCGATCACAACAATACCCAATACGCAAAGTGATATACTCAAACGAGAAGCATTATCGGAACGGAAATTCTCAACTACACATTCATCTTGTTTGATAAACATGGCCTTAACCACCAATAAATAATAGTATAATGAAATAACCGTATTAATAAGAGCTATCAATACAAGAATATAAAAACCTTGTTCGGCTGCGGCATAAAAGATAAAGAACTTGCTGAAAAAACCGGCAAAAGGAGGAATACCAGCTAATGAGAACATAGCCAGCATCATCGCAATACTTAGTTTAGGATTAGTCTTATAAAGGCCATTATAATCATCCATATTTACTTTTCCCGTCCGATTTTCAATAACCGATATCACTCCGAAAGCAGCAAGATTGGAGAAGATATAGACCAATACATAATAACTCAGCGATGTTAAGCCTAAACCTGTATTCGATATAACGCCCAACATAATATAACCGGCTTGCGAAATAGAAGAAAAAGCAAGAAATCTTTTCAGATTTTGTTGACGAATCGCAAACAAGTTACCTATTGTAATCGTGAGAATAATCAATGCATATAAAATACCCTGCCAAATACATTCGACAGAACCAAATACTTTATACAATATCATCATAAAGGTAAAAGCTGCAGCTCCCTTAGAGATAACAGACAGATAAGCAGTTACCGAAGTCGGCGCTCCTTGATAAACATCTGCCGTCCATAAATGGAAAGGAACTAAAGACAGCTTGAATCCCAATCCGGCAATAAAAAAGACTAACCCTACGATGAGCAAAGGCGACACACCGAGCATATAACTCAAATCATCAAAATAAAGAGTCCCCCCTATTCCATACAAATAAGAAATACCCAATAGCATCAAAGCAGATGAAAATACGGCAATAAATACATATTTAGCGGCGGCTTCATGAGAATCATGTTTGTATTTTTCCATAGCGACCAAAGCAGTGATAGGCAAAGAAGCTGTTTCGAGTCCGAGAAAAAACAATAAAAAGTTTCCCGAAGAAGTCATTAAATACATACCCAAAAGCGTAATAAGCGTCAACACATAATATTCTCCGCGACGAATTATCACATCTTCGTTTTTAATCCAAGACGAAGCCTGTATCAAAACGAGTAATGTTCCGATATTGAGTATGGTCTTAATTACCGATGTAGCCGGTCCCGACTGATACATGCCACCGAAAAGAGACACTTGTTCTCCCGGAACAATCGTAAATATTGTATGCGCTAATAATAAAACACAAGCTGTCGCAGAAAAGCATTTCAAGCTTTTAACCGACCCGAATGTATCATATAAAAACAGGAGTACGATAACTACCAATAATGATAGCTCATCCCGCATTCCTAAAAAATTTGAATAATCCATACTCTTTCTATTAGATATATTGTAAAATGCGTTGACTAATTACTTCCATACTATTGCTGATCATATTAGATACCCAAGAAGGAGCGATACCTAAAGCAGCAACCGAAACGATCAAAGATATTGCCGAAAGCCGTTCGAACCAAGTTGCATCGGTAAGAGACAAATGATGTTCATTCTCGACTTTACCATAAAGCAGTTTTCCTACTACTCGAAGGATATATACAGCCGTAATTACAATGGAGGTACAAGCAATGATAGTAAAGGCTCTATGGAAAGTATCCGTCCATTGGAAAGCTCCGACAAATACTGTCATTTCTGCAACAAAACCACTTAATCCCGGAAGTCCTAAAGAAGCAAAACCGGCAATTACATAACAAGTCGAAAGGAATGGCATAATTTTCATAAGACCGCCCATCTCCCGAATATCCCGAGTATGCGTACGACCGTAAATCATACCGATCAACGCAAAGAAAAGGGCCGTCATCAAACCATGAGACAACATTTGCAATACAGCTCCGGTCATAGCTGTAGTATTCCACATTAGCAATGCAAACAGCACCAAACCGCAGTGACTTACAGAAGAATACGCATTGATATATTTCAAGTCTTTTTGTACACAAGCACTAAATGCTCCGTAAACAACACTGATACCGGTTAAAATCAAAAATATCCAAGAAAGTTCTTGTGTTGCCTGAGGCATCAAGTACATCGCTACCCTAAAACATCCGTATCCTCCAAGCTTCATCAACACACCGGCATGCAACATAGAAACCGCCGTCGGAGCAGAAGCATGACCATCAGGAGACCATGTATGGAACGGGAACATCGCTCCTAACACTCCGAAACCGATAAATGTCAAAGGGAAGAAAAGATACTGGGCACTCATCGGAATCGCATTATTTTTTGCAATTTCCAATATATTCATAGTCAAATGTCCATCGGCTGAGGAATGAAAATAAATACCCAATATACCGACAAGCAATAACGCAGATCCTCCCATAAGCATCAAGGTCAGCTTCATTGCCGCATAATTCTTATTACCGCTTCCCCAAACTCCGATCAATAGGTACATCGGAATCAAAGCGATCTCATAGAACATAAACATCGTAAACAAGTTAATAGAAATGAAGAACCCGAATACTCCGATCGATAACAGTATAAGCCAAAGGAAAAATTCTTTTGGTAGAGGATCTATTTTCCAAGAAGCAAAGACCCCTGCAAAAACAATAATTGCAGAAAGCAAAATCATCGCCACCGAAACGCCATCGACACCCACCGCATAATGGATATTCAGAGGCGCATACCAGACGGTATCGGCAAGAAACAGCATCTCCGCTGTATTTCCAGCAGAACGCTCACACAAATAGAGCGCAACTAAACCTATTGCTAATAATAATTGAATGGCTGAACCCGTTACGGCTACCAATCGTATCTGTTTCATCTCTTTCGACAAGGCCAACCCGACCATCATCAAAAGAGGAATAAGCACAAATAAAGATAAAAAATTCATAGTAATTCTTTTTATAAATATCTTTCAACCATTCTTTACAAGCATATAACAGCTATAATGGCAATGATCATAGCACCTAAAATAAATACCAACGCATAAGATTGCAAACGTCCCGACTGTAACCCGCGAATATGATAGGATGTTGTCTGTGTTATCCATGCCAACATATTCATACTTCCATCAATAACATGACGGTCGAACCAAGCAATCGGAGAACAAATGCCATTGAAAATAATCTTATGGGTAATAAACTGGTAAACCTCATCAATATAGAAACGATGATATGCCCATTTATATAAACCGCTCATCGAAGCTGCCATACGGGCAGGTTTATCATTCGGATTCTTATACAACCAAGTTGCCAATGCTATCCCGACGATAGCGATAATGACACTGGTCACGGCAACCGACATTTCGATATGAATATGGTACGGCAGACCGTCACTTGTCACAAACTCTCCGAAAGGAATAAATCCTGCGACACATGTCACCAGTGCTAAAAATATCAAAGGTATGGACATAACTTTCGGAGCTTCATGAGGTGTATGCTCATGTTCAGCTTCTTTTCCCCAGAAAATGTTATAATATAAACGGAACATATAAAATGCGGTAAGACCGGCAACCACAGCCATCCATACTCCCCAGAAAGTGCTCTTTTCGAACACAGCCGCCAAGATCTCGTCTTTACTGAAGAATCCAGAGAACGGAGGAATTCCGGCAATAGCCAAACATGCGATTAGGAAAGTTATATGAGTTATCGGCATATATTTACGAAGTCCGCCCATATGAGACATTTCATTCGAATGAACGGCATGTATAATAGCTCCTGCTCCCAAGAAAAGTAAAGCCTTAAACATGGCATGAGTAAACAAATGGAACATTGATGCCATATAACCTAAACCGGCCGCCTCACTGGCAACACCTAAAGAAACCATCATAAATGCGATCTGAGA contains:
- a CDS encoding 4Fe-4S binding protein, with the protein product MTVSFSHIRLFTAFVPALSTLFLLSVVAVKVPGLFLGERFFRGGCWLQVVLAAAYAFLLCWKMQDIRLRARWRRYSWLIFSFSFFGQLLLGIMCDSIFLLSGELHFPIPMMIIGGAVYRWEFGFMPLLLILTILLSGPAWCSHLCYFGALDNMVAGHLSLPPKPYKFFLPARYTILVLTVIVALVAKWSGLSYVAISGIVVLFGITGFFVMILSYKRHMMVHCSGYCPVAALVSLGKYISPFRFKINKEACTLCGACICRCRYGALSKAQIKTGKPGINCSYCGDCISACNHGALQYAFLNMNADHSQRIWLMIVITLQSCFLAIARV
- a CDS encoding Crp/Fnr family transcriptional regulator — its product is MDSMDSMYDVLLQLPLFQGVSRAKISELIEKTKFHFLKYKSGEQIVSKGEECTHLKFLISGCVRSEMVNKSGKIRVSEVLCAPNVLSPNHLFGRNTNYPSDLYAVEETGIMQIDKQTFIRIMQDESIILINLLNIISRRSQKSVETFLALSSGNVKERLAFWVLCFTQRKSIDVRVICKQKDLYTFFGVQRSVFMNALNELKEDGIIDYSTREITILDREKLKAILTTDDDD
- a CDS encoding glycosyltransferase family 4 protein — its product is MKALMFGWEFPPHILGGLGTASYGLTKGMSECGNMDITFVIPKPWGDEDKSFAHIVGACNTPIAWRDVSWEQIRDRLGRYMDPQEYFNLRDHIYADFNYMHLNDLGCIEFSGRYPDNLLEEINNYSIVAGVIARTYPCDVIHSHDWLTYPAGIHAKQVTGKPLVIHVHATDFDRSRGNVNPTVYAIEKDGMNQADHIITVSNLTRKTVIEKYNIDPAKVTTVHNAVEPLSEEIKAINIPRNTKEKVVTFLGRITMQKGPEYFVEAAAQVLRKNNNVRFVMAGSGDMMNKMIRLAAQRNISDHFHFTGFLKGKQVYEMLKASDVYVMPSVSEPFGISPLEAMQVGVPSIISKQSGCAEILTNAIKTDYWDVDAMADAIYSIITYPAMYQQLKIEGKKEVDEIKWVYAGQKVIDIYNKVIYR
- a CDS encoding MarC family protein — its product is MDNLLHFDIQEVISAFVVLFAVIDITGLVPIIIDLKEKGNEINAGKAAFYSLFSFIVFLFMGNMMLQLFHVDISSFAIAGSLVIFVMAIEMIFGVEIFKMDGPAGSATIVPIVFPLIAGAGSFTTLLSLRALYSLLDIIIALVLNILIIYIVIKRVNIIEKLLGKGGVYVLRKFFGIILLAISVRMFIDNLTKLLSTLL
- a CDS encoding glycogen debranching enzyme N-terminal domain-containing protein; the encoded protein is MSYLKFDKSLMINLEQSLPKEMLRTNKSGAYHCTTIVDCNTRKQHGLLVIPIPEMDNDSHVLLSSFDETVIQHGAPFNLGLHKYQGDCFSPNGHKYIREFDCESVPKTVYRVGGVILSKEKVFISHENRILIKYTLLDAHSETTLQFRPFLAFRNANALCIENDRINRHYEQALNGVSFCLYEGYPALYLQFNKEVSFVSDPYWNKGIEYVKDQERGYDYKEDLYVPGYFELPIKKGESIIFSAGVGEIKPRSLSMMYNREMKLRTYRNSFFNCLKNSAQQFYLKKQKDNYLLAGYPWFGVRARDLFIALPGCTLAVGDVETFDSIMHTAMRALKAFMEKGVRSEVIQGIDYPDILLWAVWSLQQYAKETSLEHCTAKYGTLITEIVDYIIKNKHPNLFLHENGLLYSNGHDVPISWMDAVAYGKPIIPRSGYLVEFNALWYNILRFSASLIADKPEQRVIVDRLNALGDKLALSFKDMFLNDYGYLFDYVDGNFADWSVRPNMLFALSLDYSPLDKKERKKALDVVTRELLTPKGIRTLSPKSHGYSPTYLGNEAERENAYYQGPARPWLMGAYAEAYLKIFGLSGVSFLERMLIGYEEEMSNNCIGTISELFDGNPPYMGRGAISFAVNVGEILRVLSLLKKYNHF
- a CDS encoding zinc metallopeptidase, which gives rise to MIYVIFIVFALISFGVQKTLQNKFENYSKVPIPNGLTGKDIAEKMLHDNGIYNVTVTSVDGKLTDHYNPENHTVNLSHEVYHGNSVAAAAVAAHECGHAVQHATAYAFLNMRSKLVPIVSFASHWVQWVLLAGIILLQSFPQLMLFGIILFALTTLFSFVTLPVEINASARALAWLDRAGITNVSTHDKAKDALKWAAYTYVVAALSSLATLVYYILLFLGSRSDD